One Chitinophagales bacterium genomic window carries:
- the kmo gene encoding kynurenine 3-monooxygenase produces MRRHNIGGGRSINLALSDRGLRALREVGLEEAIRKMAIPMHGRMIHHPDGTTELQPYGRKGQYINSISRTGLNQLLMTEAERAGAVITFEQPCEGYDFQKKEAILKNGFTQSDVIFAADGAFSAIRRSLEKTDRFNYSQSYLDHGYKELTIPPHEDGSFRMFKHALHIWPRKSFMLIALPNLDGSYTVTLFLAFEGEESFEKLQDEQAVMRFFQKHFPDVVPLMPGLTETFFSNPTSSLATFRCYPWSYDNKVLLIGDAAHGIVPFYGQGMNAGFEDCTILNSMMQEYADDWTKIIPAFQKTRKPDADAIAELALRNFIEMRDLVADEKFVLRKKIELLMHERHPDKFVPLYSMVTFSHLPYSQALQISKKQDAFFEKKLLSEQLYAQLADPSTGLLDQWIEEFCRSVSS; encoded by the coding sequence ATGCGCAGGCACAACATCGGAGGGGGCCGTTCCATCAACCTCGCGCTGAGCGATCGCGGGCTGCGGGCCCTGCGGGAGGTAGGCCTGGAAGAGGCTATCCGCAAAATGGCTATTCCAATGCATGGCCGGATGATTCACCATCCTGATGGCACCACAGAACTGCAGCCTTATGGCAGGAAAGGGCAGTATATCAATTCCATTTCCCGCACAGGCCTGAATCAACTGCTGATGACCGAAGCTGAGCGTGCCGGAGCAGTCATCACCTTTGAACAACCTTGCGAAGGATATGATTTTCAGAAAAAGGAAGCGATTCTGAAAAACGGCTTCACGCAAAGCGATGTCATTTTCGCTGCTGACGGGGCGTTTTCTGCCATACGCAGATCGCTGGAAAAGACAGACCGCTTTAACTATTCCCAAAGCTATCTTGACCACGGCTACAAGGAGTTAACGATTCCTCCGCATGAAGATGGCAGCTTCAGGATGTTTAAACATGCCTTGCATATCTGGCCCAGAAAGAGCTTTATGCTCATCGCCCTGCCAAATCTTGACGGCAGCTATACGGTTACCTTGTTTCTGGCTTTTGAAGGAGAAGAATCTTTTGAAAAACTACAGGATGAGCAGGCAGTGATGCGGTTTTTCCAAAAACATTTTCCCGATGTGGTGCCGCTGATGCCCGGACTGACAGAAACCTTCTTCTCCAATCCTACTTCCTCTCTTGCTACTTTCCGGTGTTATCCGTGGTCTTATGATAACAAGGTGCTGCTGATAGGAGATGCAGCCCACGGCATTGTTCCTTTTTACGGACAGGGCATGAATGCCGGATTTGAAGACTGTACCATCCTCAATAGTATGATGCAGGAATATGCTGATGACTGGACAAAGATTATCCCCGCATTTCAGAAAACAAGGAAACCCGATGCCGATGCCATTGCCGAGCTTGCCCTGCGCAACTTTATTGAAATGCGCGACCTGGTGGCAGATGAAAAGTTCGTGCTTCGCAAAAAGATTGAACTGCTTATGCACGAACGCCATCCGGATAAGTTTGTTCCGCTGTATTCTATGGTAACCTTTAGTCATCTGCCCTATTCCCAAGCCCTTCAGATAAGCAAAAAACAGGATGCTTTCTTTGAGAAAAAACTGCTCAGTGAGCAACTCTATGCACAACTGGCCGATCCCTCTACCGGGTTGTTGGATCAATGGATTGAAGAATTCTGCCGGTCTGTTTCATCTTGA
- the kynU gene encoding kynureninase — MGGEFPWPVVLSCSMIFENSLAFALELDQQDKLRSFRDKFFIPHRNGSPLIYFCGNSLGLQPKTVSEKIQQELHDWQQLAVEGHLHGKNPWFYYHHFFEEECELVGALPEEVVLMNALTVNLHLLMISFYQPQGRRFKIMMEANAFPSDRYAVQTQLKLRGYNPQEGIIELTPRPGEYTLRTEDILYSIENHKHELALILLGGVNYYTGQFFDIPAVTQAGHEGGAMVGIDLAHAAGNVLLQLHDWEVDFAAWCTYKYLNSGPGGVGGAFVHERHCNNPDLPRLAGWWGNDEKTRFEMPDVFHPQPGAAGWQVSNAPVFPMAIHKASLEIFKEAGMENLREKSEKLTGYLEFILHDVAKQSRHPLKIITPADKNQRGCQLSVHVGKEGKHLYGALKKAGVIVDWREPDVIRMAPVPLYNTFSEVFEFGQVLNKIL; from the coding sequence ATGGGTGGCGAATTTCCTTGGCCGGTAGTTTTAAGTTGTAGTATGATTTTTGAAAATTCCCTTGCCTTTGCCCTTGAGCTTGACCAGCAGGATAAGCTACGCTCCTTTCGGGATAAATTTTTTATTCCTCATCGCAATGGCAGCCCGCTGATTTATTTCTGCGGCAACTCGCTGGGGCTGCAGCCCAAAACCGTTTCCGAAAAAATTCAGCAGGAATTGCACGACTGGCAGCAGCTTGCCGTGGAAGGGCATCTGCACGGCAAAAATCCCTGGTTTTATTATCATCATTTTTTTGAAGAAGAGTGTGAGCTGGTAGGCGCACTTCCGGAAGAAGTCGTCTTGATGAATGCCCTTACCGTGAATCTCCACCTGCTGATGATTTCCTTTTATCAGCCCCAGGGAAGGCGTTTTAAAATCATGATGGAGGCAAATGCCTTCCCCTCAGACCGCTATGCAGTGCAAACCCAATTAAAACTCCGCGGCTATAATCCGCAGGAGGGCATCATTGAGCTTACTCCGCGCCCTGGCGAATATACCCTGCGCACCGAAGATATTTTGTACTCCATTGAGAATCACAAACACGAGCTCGCGCTGATTTTGCTTGGTGGGGTGAATTACTATACCGGCCAATTCTTTGACATTCCAGCGGTCACGCAAGCCGGTCATGAAGGGGGCGCCATGGTGGGTATTGACCTGGCACACGCTGCAGGCAATGTGTTGCTGCAGTTGCATGATTGGGAGGTGGATTTTGCCGCGTGGTGTACTTACAAATATCTGAATTCAGGCCCCGGAGGAGTGGGCGGTGCGTTTGTGCACGAGCGGCATTGCAATAATCCTGACTTGCCCCGTCTTGCCGGCTGGTGGGGCAACGATGAAAAAACCCGCTTTGAGATGCCCGATGTTTTTCATCCCCAACCCGGAGCGGCAGGCTGGCAGGTCAGCAATGCACCGGTGTTTCCCATGGCCATACACAAAGCATCGCTGGAAATATTTAAAGAAGCCGGAATGGAAAACCTCCGGGAAAAAAGTGAAAAACTCACCGGATATCTGGAATTTATTCTGCACGATGTTGCAAAACAATCCAGGCATCCGCTTAAAATCATTACTCCTGCGGACAAAAATCAGCGGGGATGCCAGCTTTCCGTTCACGTGGGCAAGGAAGGTAAACATCTCTACGGTGCCTTGAAAAAAGCAGGTGTCATCGTGGACTGGCGTGAACCGGATGTCATTCGTATGGCTCCGGTGCCGCTGTACAATACCTTCTCCGAAGTGTTTGAGTTTGGACAGGTTTTGAACAAAATTTTGTAG
- a CDS encoding amidotransferase, with translation MKKNLRVYALLHAPFEGLGCISHWVNKNGYQLHEVCLWKNANLPAAESSDMLIIMGGPMSVHDEKKYPWLYYEKKCIEEFIQHEKHVLGICLGAQLIAHVLGSRVYPNQYKEIGWFPVYLLEAAQNTLLHFFPGEFITFHWHGDTFDLPRGAVHVAKSEACRHQAFTYGRQVIALQFHPEMTQVSMQEMLKEGDAELVSAKYVQSAETILAHLHYADAQNALLHSLLDKWVANFLGR, from the coding sequence ATGAAAAAAAACCTTCGTGTGTATGCACTTTTGCATGCCCCTTTTGAAGGGCTTGGCTGTATATCTCATTGGGTAAACAAAAACGGATATCAGCTCCATGAGGTCTGTCTGTGGAAAAATGCCAATCTCCCTGCGGCAGAGAGCTCAGATATGCTCATTATCATGGGAGGGCCGATGAGTGTGCATGATGAAAAAAAGTACCCTTGGCTTTATTACGAAAAAAAATGTATTGAAGAATTCATCCAACATGAGAAGCATGTGCTGGGCATATGTCTGGGCGCACAGCTGATTGCCCATGTGCTCGGCTCCAGGGTTTATCCAAATCAGTATAAGGAGATTGGCTGGTTCCCCGTGTACCTGCTGGAGGCCGCACAAAACACATTGTTGCATTTTTTCCCGGGAGAATTCATTACCTTCCACTGGCACGGTGATACATTTGACTTGCCTCGTGGGGCGGTGCATGTGGCAAAAAGCGAAGCATGCAGGCATCAAGCTTTTACCTACGGAAGGCAGGTAATCGCATTGCAGTTTCATCCAGAAATGACACAAGTCTCTATGCAAGAAATGTTGAAGGAAGGCGATGCAGAGCTTGTTTCGGCAAAATATGTGCAATCTGCTGAGACCATTCTGGCTCACCTGCATTATGCAGATGCCCAGAATGCCTTATTGCATAGCTTATTAGATAAATGGGTGGCGAATTTCCTTGGCCGGTAG
- a CDS encoding 3-hydroxyacyl-CoA dehydrogenase has protein sequence MDAVAEKPKAQTPARKTQRHIRSVAVLGSGVMGSRIACHFAGIGVKVLLLDIVPRDLPENLKNDPAERNKIVNSSLQAALKGKPAAIYDTAFASRITTGNFEDNMKDIASVDWVFEAVIENLEIKKKVFAEVEKYRTPGTIVSTNTSGIPLHKMLEGRSEDFQKNFIGTHFFNPPRYLKLLEIIPTPKTDPALVEFMMEYGDKYLGKTTVLCKDTPAFIANRIGVMSVMSVYHLMNELGLSIEEVDALTGPISGKPKTATFRLGDLIGIDTLVKVANNAYQDCVNDESRDLFVVPDYINKMVEKGWTGDKAGQGFYKKVKTPDGKKEVYVIDPKTLEYKPLAKPKLEIVSAVKGVEDLRERLLLIHKATDKGAEFLKKLSAYVFQYCTNRIPEIADDLYKIDDAVKAGFAWELGPFESWDVIGVEEGVKYMESIGKKPNQWVYDMLAKGITSFYKVENGVRKYYDIQTKAYKAIPGREAFILLDNLRGQKPVWKNDGTTLHDIGDGVLNLEFHSKMNSLGPEVIEGINKAIDIAENEGWKGLVIANNGQNFSVGANLFMIVMMAVQQEWDELELAVRTFQNTMMRVRYSDIPVVVSPHNMTLGGGCELTLHADKVVAAAETYIGLVEVGVGLIPAGGGTKELVLRVSDSFRKGDVQLNRLQEAFVNIATAKVATSAYEAMHMDILKKDRDIVILNKDRAIAAAKQEVLRLYDLGYTRPIMREDITVLGRTALGGLYSGSYGFYFGNYATEHDYLIARKLAYVMTGGDLSGEQKVSEQYLLDLEREAFLSLCGEQKTIERMQHMLEKGKPLRN, from the coding sequence ATGGATGCAGTAGCTGAAAAACCCAAAGCACAAACCCCTGCCAGAAAAACCCAGAGACACATCCGCTCGGTAGCAGTTCTGGGTTCCGGTGTGATGGGCTCCCGCATTGCCTGTCACTTTGCGGGCATTGGCGTCAAAGTGCTCCTTCTGGACATTGTTCCCAGGGACCTGCCTGAAAACCTGAAAAACGACCCCGCTGAGCGCAACAAAATTGTAAACAGTTCTCTCCAGGCCGCCCTGAAAGGCAAACCGGCCGCCATCTATGATACTGCCTTTGCTTCCCGCATCACTACCGGCAACTTTGAAGACAATATGAAAGATATAGCTTCTGTTGACTGGGTATTTGAAGCCGTCATTGAAAACCTGGAAATCAAGAAGAAAGTCTTTGCCGAAGTAGAAAAATACCGCACTCCTGGAACTATCGTTTCCACCAACACTTCCGGTATTCCGCTGCATAAAATGCTGGAAGGACGCAGCGAAGATTTTCAGAAAAATTTCATAGGTACCCACTTCTTCAACCCACCCCGTTATCTGAAACTGCTGGAAATCATTCCGACTCCCAAAACCGATCCCGCTCTTGTGGAATTCATGATGGAATATGGCGATAAGTATTTAGGCAAAACCACTGTGCTCTGCAAAGATACTCCAGCCTTTATCGCCAACCGCATCGGGGTGATGAGCGTCATGTCGGTTTATCATCTGATGAATGAACTGGGCCTTTCCATCGAAGAAGTAGATGCACTCACCGGCCCCATATCCGGCAAACCCAAAACGGCAACCTTCCGGCTTGGTGACCTCATCGGCATTGATACCCTGGTAAAAGTGGCCAACAACGCCTATCAGGACTGCGTCAACGATGAATCCAGGGACCTTTTTGTAGTGCCCGACTATATCAATAAAATGGTCGAAAAAGGCTGGACAGGAGACAAAGCCGGACAGGGCTTCTATAAAAAGGTGAAAACCCCGGATGGCAAAAAAGAAGTCTACGTCATCGACCCAAAAACACTGGAATATAAGCCCCTCGCCAAACCAAAACTGGAAATCGTCAGTGCAGTGAAAGGCGTGGAAGACCTTCGTGAGCGCCTTCTCCTTATCCATAAAGCCACAGACAAGGGTGCCGAATTTTTAAAGAAACTTTCGGCCTATGTGTTTCAATACTGCACCAACCGCATTCCGGAAATAGCCGATGACCTTTACAAAATTGACGATGCAGTAAAAGCCGGCTTCGCATGGGAGCTCGGACCCTTTGAATCATGGGATGTCATTGGCGTTGAAGAAGGAGTGAAATACATGGAAAGCATCGGCAAAAAACCCAATCAATGGGTGTATGACATGCTTGCAAAAGGCATCACTTCTTTCTACAAAGTAGAAAACGGAGTGCGCAAATACTATGACATTCAAACCAAAGCCTACAAGGCCATCCCCGGACGCGAGGCCTTTATTCTGCTGGACAACCTGCGCGGACAGAAACCGGTATGGAAAAATGATGGTACCACCCTCCATGATATTGGGGACGGAGTCCTCAATCTGGAGTTTCACAGCAAAATGAATTCGCTGGGACCTGAGGTCATTGAAGGCATCAATAAAGCTATTGACATTGCCGAAAACGAAGGCTGGAAAGGATTGGTTATTGCCAACAATGGTCAAAACTTCTCTGTTGGAGCCAATCTGTTTATGATTGTGATGATGGCCGTACAACAAGAGTGGGATGAACTGGAACTGGCCGTGAGGACTTTTCAGAACACCATGATGCGTGTGCGCTACTCGGATATCCCTGTGGTAGTTTCACCCCATAATATGACCCTCGGAGGCGGATGCGAGCTTACCCTGCATGCCGACAAAGTGGTTGCTGCAGCAGAAACCTACATTGGGCTGGTAGAAGTTGGCGTAGGCCTGATTCCCGCAGGTGGCGGCACCAAAGAACTTGTGCTACGCGTTTCTGACTCCTTCCGCAAAGGCGATGTGCAACTTAATCGCCTCCAGGAAGCTTTTGTCAACATTGCAACTGCCAAGGTAGCCACCTCAGCCTACGAAGCCATGCACATGGATATCCTGAAGAAAGATCGCGACATCGTCATTCTCAATAAAGACCGGGCTATTGCCGCTGCAAAACAAGAAGTGCTTCGCCTGTATGACCTGGGCTACACCAGACCTATCATGCGAGAAGACATCACTGTTCTCGGACGCACTGCACTCGGGGGCCTGTATTCAGGCTCCTACGGCTTCTACTTCGGCAACTACGCCACCGAGCATGATTATCTCATCGCCAGAAAACTGGCCTATGTGATGACCGGTGGCGACTTGTCCGGTGAGCAAAAAGTATCAGAGCAATATCTGCTTGACCTGGAACGGGAGGCCTTCCTCTCGCTCTGTGGTGAGCAGAAAACGATAGAAAGAATGCAGCACATGCTGGAAAAAGGGAAACCGTTGAGAAATTGA
- a CDS encoding acetyl-CoA acetyltransferase, which produces MQEAYIVAGYRSAVGKANRGGFKYLSPVDLAKEVIEYLLKSVPQLDPERIDDLIVGNAVPEAEQGLQMARWIAVRSLPLDVPAVTVNRYCGSGVETINMATAKIRAGFADCIIAGGSESMSLVPTVGWKTVPNYHVAKEWPHYFLGMGHTAEKIAAEFKISREEADVFSFQSHQKALNAIKNGFFKDEIVPVKVEEVYYADGKKQTKTFTVDTDEGPRADTSLEALAKLKPVFSNGGVVTAGNSSQTSDGAAFVIVMSERMVKELNLKPIARMVTCASAGVDPSIMGIGPVKAIPKALKQANMQLDDIDLIELNEAFATQALAVIKEAGLNPDKVNVNGGAIALGHPLGCTGTKLTIQIINELRRRKKKYGMVTACIGGGQGIAGIYELLN; this is translated from the coding sequence ATGCAAGAAGCATATATCGTAGCCGGTTATCGTTCCGCGGTTGGTAAAGCCAACCGGGGCGGATTCAAGTACCTTTCCCCTGTGGATCTGGCAAAGGAAGTTATTGAATACCTGTTAAAATCCGTTCCGCAGTTAGATCCGGAAAGAATTGATGACCTTATTGTAGGCAATGCCGTCCCAGAAGCCGAGCAAGGCCTGCAAATGGCACGGTGGATTGCCGTGCGCTCGCTTCCTCTGGACGTGCCGGCAGTCACTGTAAACCGTTACTGTGGCTCCGGAGTAGAAACCATAAACATGGCTACGGCAAAAATTCGTGCCGGCTTTGCAGATTGCATTATCGCGGGCGGCTCCGAGAGTATGTCGCTGGTGCCAACGGTAGGCTGGAAAACCGTTCCCAACTATCACGTGGCTAAAGAATGGCCCCATTATTTCTTAGGCATGGGTCATACCGCTGAAAAAATTGCTGCCGAATTCAAGATAAGCCGTGAAGAGGCCGATGTATTTTCCTTCCAATCACACCAGAAAGCCTTAAACGCCATCAAGAACGGCTTCTTCAAAGATGAAATCGTGCCCGTGAAGGTGGAAGAAGTCTATTATGCCGATGGGAAAAAACAAACCAAAACTTTCACAGTTGATACGGACGAAGGACCGCGTGCCGATACCAGCCTGGAAGCGCTGGCTAAATTGAAACCGGTATTCTCCAACGGAGGCGTAGTAACGGCAGGAAACTCCTCCCAGACTTCTGATGGAGCCGCTTTTGTGATTGTGATGTCAGAACGTATGGTGAAAGAATTAAACCTCAAACCGATAGCCCGCATGGTTACCTGTGCCTCTGCCGGGGTAGATCCAAGCATCATGGGTATCGGGCCGGTAAAAGCGATACCCAAAGCACTGAAGCAAGCCAACATGCAACTGGATGATATTGACCTCATTGAACTAAACGAAGCCTTTGCGACTCAGGCCTTGGCAGTGATTAAAGAGGCCGGACTGAACCCCGATAAGGTCAATGTCAACGGAGGCGCCATCGCCCTCGGTCATCCCCTCGGATGCACCGGCACCAAGCTTACTATTCAAATTATCAATGAACTGAGAAGAAGAAAGAAAAAGTATGGAATGGTTACAGCCTGTATCGGAGGAGGTCAAGGTATTGCCGGCATTTATGAACTGCTCAATTAA
- a CDS encoding acyl-CoA dehydrogenase, giving the protein MSTATSPTKVLQGGEFLIKDTDAQAVFIPEEINEEQRMIRDTCNDFIEKEIHPVYDRIENQEEGLTPSLIEKAGELGLLGLAIPEEYGGFGKDFNTNTVMMETMSNAGSFSVSFGAHIGIGTLPILYFGTEEQKRKYLPKLVTGELKAAYCLTEPGSGSDALAAKTRADLSEDGKYYVLNGQKMWITNAGFADIFIVFAKINGEKFTGFIVERNSPGFTVGAEEKKLGIKGSSTRQIFFENVKVPAENVLGEIGQGHKIAFNILNIGRFKLGAGVLGGAKKAATMAIQYANERHQFGAPIGSFGAIKHKIGEMASRIYALDAMTYRTSDLIDRMEKQLLSEGKDFATAVQTAAEEYAIESSIMKVFGSETAFFVVDEALQIHGGIGYSEEYPAARAYRDVRINRIFEGTNEINRMLIIDMLMKKAMKGKLDLMTPGMAIQKELTSVPSFSNGESGLFSAEKRALKNLKKACLLVAGSAAQKLMMKLKDEQEILMCLADMLIELYACESALLRTEKLTATRGEEATTIQRALMQVYFSDAIERIHLHGKHALAAFASGDELKILLMGLKRFTTYDVINTKELRRKIADKALEANQYCF; this is encoded by the coding sequence ATGTCAACAGCTACTTCCCCTACAAAAGTCCTGCAAGGCGGAGAATTTTTAATAAAGGACACCGATGCTCAAGCTGTGTTCATCCCGGAGGAAATCAATGAGGAGCAGCGCATGATCCGGGATACTTGTAATGATTTTATTGAAAAGGAAATTCATCCGGTGTATGACCGCATTGAGAATCAGGAAGAAGGCCTCACACCTTCGCTTATTGAAAAAGCTGGAGAACTGGGGTTGTTGGGGCTCGCCATTCCGGAAGAATACGGTGGGTTTGGAAAAGATTTCAACACCAACACCGTGATGATGGAAACCATGAGCAATGCAGGTTCTTTTTCGGTTTCCTTTGGTGCACATATCGGCATCGGCACCCTTCCCATCCTGTACTTCGGCACCGAAGAGCAAAAAAGAAAATACCTTCCCAAGCTTGTAACGGGCGAACTGAAAGCAGCTTACTGCCTTACTGAACCAGGCTCTGGCTCCGATGCACTGGCTGCAAAAACACGTGCCGACCTGAGCGAAGACGGCAAATACTATGTACTCAACGGCCAGAAAATGTGGATCACCAATGCAGGCTTTGCAGACATCTTCATTGTGTTCGCGAAAATCAACGGAGAGAAATTCACCGGCTTTATTGTGGAGCGCAATTCTCCCGGATTTACCGTAGGCGCTGAAGAAAAGAAGCTCGGCATAAAGGGCTCTTCCACACGTCAGATATTTTTTGAAAATGTCAAAGTGCCGGCCGAAAATGTGCTCGGTGAAATCGGTCAGGGACACAAGATAGCTTTCAACATTCTCAATATCGGCAGATTCAAGCTGGGCGCAGGCGTGCTGGGCGGTGCTAAGAAAGCCGCCACCATGGCTATACAGTATGCCAATGAACGGCATCAATTTGGCGCACCCATAGGCTCCTTTGGCGCTATTAAGCACAAAATCGGAGAAATGGCCTCCCGCATCTATGCTCTGGATGCAATGACCTATCGCACCAGCGACCTCATTGACCGGATGGAAAAACAACTGCTTTCTGAAGGGAAAGACTTCGCTACGGCCGTACAGACCGCCGCTGAGGAATATGCCATTGAATCTTCCATCATGAAAGTATTTGGCTCCGAAACCGCATTCTTTGTGGTGGACGAAGCCCTGCAAATTCACGGTGGTATCGGCTATTCGGAAGAATACCCTGCAGCACGTGCTTACCGCGATGTACGCATTAACCGCATTTTTGAAGGGACCAATGAAATCAACCGCATGCTCATTATTGACATGCTGATGAAAAAAGCCATGAAGGGCAAGCTGGATCTGATGACTCCCGGCATGGCTATTCAGAAAGAACTCACCTCCGTGCCTTCGTTTAGTAACGGTGAAAGCGGACTGTTTTCAGCCGAAAAGCGGGCATTGAAAAATCTTAAAAAAGCCTGTTTGCTGGTAGCCGGCAGTGCAGCTCAGAAACTGATGATGAAACTGAAAGATGAGCAGGAAATCCTGATGTGTCTGGCAGACATGCTTATTGAACTCTATGCTTGCGAGTCAGCGCTGCTGCGCACAGAAAAGCTCACAGCCACGCGGGGCGAAGAGGCAACGACCATTCAGCGTGCCCTGATGCAGGTGTACTTCAGCGATGCTATTGAAAGAATACATCTGCATGGTAAGCATGCCCTGGCCGCTTTTGCTTCAGGAGATGAGCTGAAGATTCTACTCATGGGACTTAAGCGTTTCACAACCTATGATGTAATCAATACCAAAGAACTGCGCAGAAAAATTGCAGACAAGGCCCTGGAAGCAAACCAATACTGCTTCTGA
- a CDS encoding shikimate 5-dehydrogenase yields MRRFGLIGYPLRHSFSRQYFTEKFQREAIRDAVYENFPLPTVGQLPELIAQHTDLRGLNVTIPHKQAIIPLLNETEAEATTIGAVNTIKISSGKMVGFNTDHIGFMRSLLPLLQPHHKKALILGTGGASLAIRHVLQKLGIAYALVSRQPVSKKGDVYAYSELTREIIQQHLLIVNTTPAGMVPHTGKAPAIPYAHLTTRHLLYDLVYNPSETLFMQMGKKRGAAVCNGWNMLTIQAEEAWKIWSSF; encoded by the coding sequence ATGAGGCGTTTTGGCCTTATCGGCTATCCGCTTAGGCATTCGTTTTCCCGGCAGTATTTTACCGAGAAGTTTCAGCGTGAGGCTATCCGCGATGCCGTGTATGAAAACTTTCCTCTTCCTACGGTAGGTCAATTGCCGGAACTTATTGCCCAGCATACCGACCTGCGTGGACTGAATGTAACCATTCCTCATAAGCAGGCTATCATTCCATTGTTGAACGAAACAGAGGCTGAAGCCACCACCATCGGAGCGGTCAATACCATTAAAATCAGCTCCGGTAAAATGGTGGGGTTTAATACAGACCATATCGGCTTCATGCGTTCTTTGCTACCGTTGCTGCAACCTCATCATAAAAAGGCGCTAATACTGGGTACTGGAGGGGCATCGCTGGCAATACGGCATGTGCTGCAAAAGCTGGGTATTGCCTATGCCCTTGTTTCCAGACAACCGGTTTCAAAAAAGGGGGACGTATATGCATACAGCGAACTTACCAGAGAAATCATTCAGCAGCACTTGCTCATTGTGAATACTACACCCGCAGGCATGGTTCCTCATACGGGAAAAGCTCCGGCTATTCCGTATGCACACCTCACTACCCGCCATCTGTTATACGACCTTGTGTACAACCCTTCAGAGACACTGTTTATGCAAATGGGTAAAAAACGCGGTGCGGCAGTATGCAACGGATGGAACATGCTCACCATTCAGGCTGAAGAGGCCTGGAAAATATGGAGCAGCTTCTGA